Proteins found in one Aethina tumida isolate Nest 87 chromosome 1, icAetTumi1.1, whole genome shotgun sequence genomic segment:
- the LOC109596701 gene encoding lactosylceramide 4-alpha-galactosyltransferase — protein MALVPKKVCLAFFILFIIYFLSTLASIKSNFYEYLYPIQCYRENVPSLQDITEISPPKDNSIFFHETSCNSYYNGKITITSRQACAVESAAKMNPQKMVYLLYASPGVLKNEMTESDRMLEALLGYPNVRIQHLNYEKYTKGTPLEHLYQDGAIEASVYAQSHASDVLRYLTLWKYGGIYLDLDVIVTKSFNSLPQNFAGSESEANVAAGVLGFSHNGIGHALAKMCVTELKNNFNGREWGYNGPGVITRVARNICGVTKAKDMVKKDCQGFHVFPTETFYAIPWWNWTTYFNENDLEEVNSLSKKSYFIHVWNKHSASTKLPLDSQAPYAVYARKYCPNVYKECDNHF, from the exons ATGGCACTGGTGCCGAAGAAGGTGTGTCTAGCTTTCTTCATACTCTTCATTATATATTTCCTCAGCACCTTGGCCTCCATCAAGAGTAACTTCTACGAATATCTCTATCCCATCCAGTGTTACCGCGAAAATGTACCTTCACTGCAAGACATCACGGAAATCAGTCCGCCTAAagacaattcaattttcttcCATGAGACTTCGTGCAACTCCTACTACAACGGCAAGATCACCATCACCTCAAGACAGGCATGTGCTGTTGAAAGCGCGGCAAAAATGAACCCGCAAAAAATGGTGTATTTGTTGTATGCGTCACCTGgtgttttgaaaaatgaaatgacCGAGTCGGATCGAATGCTAGAGGCACTTTTAGGTTACCCGAACGTTCGAATCCAACACTTGAACTACGAGAAGTACACTAAGGGAACGCCGCTGGAGCATCTGTATCAGGATGGTGCAATCGAAGCTTCCGTTTATGCCCAATCACACGCTAGTGATGTTTTAAGGTATTTAACATTGTGGAAATACGGTGGCATTTACTTAGACCTGGACGTGATTGTGACAAAGAGCTTCAACAGTCTTCCACAAAATTTTGCTGGATCAGAATCGGAAGCTAATGTGGCTGCTGGAGTGCTTGGCTTTAGTCACAACGGAATTGGTCACGCACTCGCCAAAATGTGCGTCACCGAACTGAAAAACAACTTTAATGGCAGGGAATGGGGCTACAACGGTCCCGGCGTGATAACAAG agtGGCTAGAAATATTTGTGGTGTGACGAAGGCCAAGGACATGGTGAAGAAAGACTGTCAGGGTTTCCACGTATTTCCCACTGAGACGTTTTACGCGATACCATGGTGGAATTGGACGACGTACTTCAATGAAAACGACCTGGAAGAAGTTAATAGTTTATCCAAGAAAAGTTATTTCATCCATGTGTGGAACAAGCACAGTGCGTCGACGAAGTTACCATTGGACTCTCAGGCTCCGTATGCCGTATACGCGAGGAAATACTGCCCAAATGTGTACAAAGAATgtgataatcatttttaa
- the LOC109596700 gene encoding uncharacterized protein LOC109596700, which produces MFEFLLTLTLFNCTLCLLPLLVISFLVLRFSRSIWLSCISFLHPEVEFVKYVTVRTLLDTHRNQGIISVLLCVRGPSQPEAVRRHLQEVVKRRDKNGNLAFPRLRHCLVTRCGNYAWAKGKFDLDQNLTVAPFTYKGRTVTEYNIQEYVSEIVSKYLPSGIPPWQIIIIPSSEDNHYILFKVHHVLLSEGLNIGDLLPLIPPTRQSTGHFSSKSPLVEVIKKPTVIPELKERLSEELSNSWNEFVSNYDPLERPELLKNTPTVYQFLCITVITFVSMVKECRKGFRVIKDDLYSRTKYILKTANKETQKRQVTIFNFLLSILSSMDPRNVINNILTTIWYTCFYLPVRIPIVIYAEILALYTCLTLEYCPYPYTFVGFLYTYIPLFYNSLKEIFYIVSILFSAPKTVIQDILMQKESFQTITLCGRKSVAWSDPVKIDYIRSISKSTGVSETEIMLSAISTSISKYMTQTNHVVPDELPVTIRNINSNYVFATGPNVRPEDAMSGILCLNLPILDQEKDTTQLENLIEVRNNFQNSLEKQGLSHLLTVLQTKFGVLTKFLPSFAVSIYIKYLSRKYAITVTELTSRYPNVTQRTLWGQEVSSVIYWRPPQGNTSISLCINEYADHVKLGVMCDAQLSPQHALLSRNFPDYIQDIARASNVNN; this is translated from the exons ATGTTTGAGTTTCTTTTAACTTTGACTCTTTTTAATTGTACTTTGTGTTTGTTGCCGCTTTTAGTAATAAGTTTTCTAg tatTGAGATTTAGCAGATCGATATGGTTGTCATGCATTTCATTCCTGCATCCAGAGGTCGAATTTGTAAAGTACGTTACTGTAAGAACTCTTCTCGATACCCACCGAAACCAGGGTATAATCAGTGTGTTACTTTGCGTCAGAGGCCCCTCTCAACCTGAAGCAGTAAGACGACATTTACAG GAAGTTGTGAAAAGAAGAGACAAAAACGGTAATCTCGCTTTCCCAAGACTCAGACATTGCCTCGTCACAAGATGTGGTAACTACGCTTGGGCAAAAGGAAAATTCGACTTGGATCAAAATCTTACAGTTGCACCTTTCACTTACAAAGGAAGAACTGTAACAGAATACAATATACAA GAGTACGTAAGTGAGATagtgtcaaaatatttaccatCAGGAATACCTCCTTGGCAAATCATCATAATACCATCTTCTGAAGATAATcattacattttgtttaaagtgCACCATGTTCTTTTAAGCGAAGGCTTGAACATTGGTGACTTACTCCCTCTTATCCCACCCACAAGACAATCCACAGG ACACTTTTCTTCCAAAAGTCCTTTGGTGGAAGTGATCAAAAAACCAACAGTAATTCCAGAGTTAAAAGAACGATTATCCGAAGAATTGTCAAACAGTTGGAATGAATTCGTTTCCAATTACGATCCTTTGGAACGACCAGAACTTCTCAAAAACACTCCGACGGTTTACCAGTTTTTGTGTATAACTGTAATAACATTCGTATCAATGGTCAAGGAATGTCGAAAAGGATTTAGAGTTATCAAAGATGACTTATACTCAAGGACGAAGTATATACTTAAAACAGCCAACAAAGAAACCCAAAAGAGACaagttacaatttttaacttcTTGTTGTCAATTTTATCATCAATGGATCCAAGAAATGTAATCAATAACATATTAACAACTATTTGGTACACTTGCTTTTATTTGCCAGTGAGAATTCCAATAGTTATATATGCAGAAATTCTCGCCCTATACACTTGTCTAACATTAGAATACTGTCCATATCCGTACACGTTCGTCGGGTTTCTCTACACCTATATTCCTCTATTCTACAACTCCTTGAAGGAAATCTTCTACAtcgtttcaattttattctccGCGCCGAAAACTGTCATTCAAGACATACTAATGCAAAAAGAGTCATTCCAAACAATCACACTATGTGGAAGGAAATCGGTCGCCTGGTCCGACCCGGTAAAAATCGACTACATCAgatcaatttcaaaatccaccGGAGTGTCTGAAACTGAAATAATGCTCTCGGCCATTTCTACATCGATTTCTAAATACATGACTCAAACTAATCACGTGGTGCCTGATGAATTGCCGGTTACAATCAGAAACATCAACTCCAATTATGTATTCGCAACCGGACCCAATGTCAGGCCCGAAGACGCGATGAGTGGCATTCTCTGTTTGAACTTGCCCATTTTAGATCAGGAAAAAGACACCACTCAACTGGAAAACCTGATTGAAGTCAGGAACAATTTCCAAAACTCTCTGGAGAAACAAGGACTGTCGCATTTGCTTACGGTACTCCAGACCAAGTTCGGAGTGCTGACTAAATTTCTTCCATCGTTTGCCGTCAgcatttatatcaaatatttatccaGAAAGTATGCTATAACTGTTACGGAATTGACTAGCAGATATCCGAATGTTACGCAGAGAACTCTTTGGGGGCAAGAAGTCAGCAGTGTTATTTATTGGAGGCCACCACAAGGAAACacca GTATATCTTTGTGTATAAACGAATACGCTGATCATGTAAAATTGGGAGTGATGTGCGATGCGCAACTTTCACCACAACATGCACTTCTATCTAGGAACTTCCCGGATTACATTCAGGATATTGCCAGAGCTtcgaatgtaaataattaa